A DNA window from Sylvia atricapilla isolate bSylAtr1 chromosome 6, bSylAtr1.pri, whole genome shotgun sequence contains the following coding sequences:
- the GSKIP gene encoding GSK3B-interacting protein gives METDYNPMELPNNTGFEEDSDYRDFEGTDVKDMRLEAEAVVNDVLFAVSNMFVSKTLPCAEDVAYINVETRERNRYCLELTEAGLRVVAYDFDQTDDRLQTPYHETVYSLLDSLSPAYREVFGNAILQRLEALKKESQS, from the exons ATGGAGACTGATTACAATCCTATGGAGTTGCCCAATAATACAGGGTTTGAAGAGGATTCTGATTATAGAGACTTCGAAGGAACAGACGTGAAAGATATGAGACTAGAAGCCGAAGCTGTTGTAAATGATGTTTTGTTTGCTGTCAGCAACATGTTTGTGTCAAAAACCCTTCCCTGCGCAGAGGATGTGGCATATATCAATGTGGAAACCAGGGAAAGGAACAGATACTGTCTGGAGCTCACTGAAGCAGGACTCAGG GTAGTAGCTTATGATTTTGATCAGACTGATGACAGACTACAAACTCCGTATCATGAAACTGTCTACTCCTTGTTGGACTCTCTCAGCCCTGCATATCGAGAGGTGTTTGGAAATGCAATACTACAAAGACTAGAAGCTTTGAAGAAAGAAAGTCAGTCATGA